The Streptomyces sp. NBC_00224 genome contains the following window.
GTGTCGCAGGTTCGAATCCTGCCGGGGGCACCACGCGTTATCCCGCTGACCTGGGTTTTCTCCCTCCAGGGAGGCGCCCTACTCGGCCTCGGACTCCTCGTCCGGGGCCGTTTGCGTAAGCAGGCGGGGAGTTGATCTCCCGAGCGTCTCCCAAGTCCAGCGCGCCGGTTCCTGACTGTCGGGGGCTCACTGGTCGGATGCCGGCCGACGGGTACCGGGCGTGAGCGAGATCCGTGGCCGGGCGGACGGCAGACAGTACGCTGAATCCAGCGGGATCGAGCCCGCAGCACAGCGTCCGGGAGGTGCTTCATGACGGCCGAGGTAGCCCCGGCGTGGATGCATGAGCAGATCACCGCCGAGGAGTACGAGTCCTGGTCCGAGGAGCAGTGCGCCGGCATCGAGATCGTGGACGGGATGGTCGTCGTGAGTCCGAGTGCGTCCAAGCGGCACAACCGACTGGCCCGGATTCTGGCGAACGCCCTGGATGCCGCCGCGGGCCCGGAGTGGAACGCCGACACGGACTTTGACGTCCGGCTTCAGGACGTCCCGCTCACCAATCGCCGCCCGGACGTCGTCGTGTACCGCGCGGACACGATCGACATCACTCCCACCCGCCCTGAGCACGTGCTACTGGTCGCGGAGGTGGTGTCGCCGGGCTCGGAGACCACCGACCGAATCGTGAAGGTCGATCAGTACGCCAAGGCAGGCATCGGCTTCTACTGGCGGATCGAGCAGGCCGCGACAGGCGTTCCTCTCGTGTACACCTATGTTCTCGACCCCGCGACGAACGCCTACCGGGACGGAGACGTGTTCACCGGCGTCCTCAAGGCAGCGGCCCCCTTCCCGGTGGAGCTCGACCTCGGCCAGGTCTGACCACGCGCTACTCAGCAGTCGGCGGCGCGTGAGCGATGCGTGAGCGGACGACCCGATGCAGGGTGACATGAGCCGGAGCAAGTGGCTCGCCGTGCGGTTCTGACCAGGGGCTACCGCACCGCGCGGCAGCGTCGGCCACCCCACGGCAAGGATTCGATCCCACCTCACGAAGCCGGCTCGGCCACGGCCACGGCCGGAGAATCCAAGCGGATGGGCGGTTGCCTGCTGACGGCCTCGCTCGTTGAGTAAGGGCTGATCTTGTTCGGCGGTTGAGCGGTTGAGCCGCGGCAGGACGGCGTGGATCTCCGGAGCGTTCTGCTTCGGCGCGAGAAGAGGAGAACTTTGTGCGTCGAATGAGCATGGCCCTGGCCCTGGCTGTGGCTGCCGGTGGGCTCGGTGCGGCGGCTGCGACTGCCCAGGCCGCCCCCGCCTCCCCTGTTCTGGGGCCCCCGTTCCCCTACACGGACTGCATCAAAGCCACGGCTCAGCACGGCGAGAGCCGGGCGTACGGCAAGTGGCACTGCGACCAGCTGGTCAAGAAGGGATGGGTCAAGCCGCCGAACCGCTGATCGGCCTTTCGGGGGGCCGCCTTCGCCGGTGGCCCCCGGGCCGTGCAGGAGCCGCAGCGCGGGCAGTGGTCTCAGGCGGTCTTAGAAAGATTGAAGTTCAGCGGCCGACGCGTCGAGCTCGCGCAGCAGCCGCGCCTGGTCGAGGCAGCAGCGGGCCAGCCGTCGTGCGTGGGCGTACTGCCGTGCGAGGTTGAGTGACGAGCTGTCGGTCTCCAGTTGCCGGTACGCCTCGGTGATGCCGTGCGCGAACCGCGCCTGCGTGCCGTGGTCGAGGGCGAGTTGGGCGACCGCCTCCTGTGCCACGGGCAGGAGTGCCGTCAGGAAGTCCCGGGCCCGCGCGGTCCAGTCGGCGGCGTCCTCCGCACTGGGCTGCTCGTGCGTTTCGTCGTCGAAGATTGCGCGGCAGGCCTGCTCGATGCCGTCCAGCTCGGGGAGGGCGCGTGGCTGGGTGAGTCCCGCGCGGCCGAGGCGGATCAGCTGGGTGACGCCGTCCTCGGGACAGAAGTCCTCGCGGTGTCGGGGCGGGCGGCTCCAGTAGGCGCCGGGGCGGGTCGTGCGGTGCGCCTCGGGGATGCCGAGCCAGGTGCCCTCGTCCAGGCGGCACGCGTCGGGTGCCATGTGCCGGCCGCACGCGCCGGGTTCCACCAGCGCGTAGTACCAGCGGCCCGGCTCGTACGCGTCGTGGATCACCGCACCGGCGATCGTCTCCCCGAGCCGGGCGCGCACCAGCTCCGGTACGGCTGAGCCCACAGCCCTGTGGACGATCGCGGAGGAAAGACGGACCGCGTCGAAGACGCGGCCCGTGGGGATCAGGGCGATCCCGCCGGCACTCCACTCGCGGTGGGCCGCCTTGGGGGTGGGGTGAGCCGAGGCCAGCCAGTCGGAGACTGTTCCCCGGGGGCCCGGAGGTGCGTTCATGAACGGGACGCTAGGGAGCCGGCGTTGAGGGCGCGAGAGGCTTTTCGCAAGTTTTCTCGCGACAGCCCTTGATTAGCCCCGATTTTCTCGCGAAGGTTCTCGTGCCTGGTATCGCAGGGGATCGGACCCCCACGATGCTGGACAGATCACTCCCGGCAAAGGAGACGATCATGGCACGACGACTGCGCTTCAACGGCACGGGCAGCGGCGGCGGTTCCTGCCCCGCGATCCACGAAGACCTCGACTCGGGCGAGATCATCGTGCACGGGCCCCGGCTCACCGACCCCGACGCCATCGCCCAGCTTCAGCACATCGACGACGACGAGATCCCGATCGTCGTCCCGCGCAACACGCTGATCGACTTCGGGCCGAAGGCGCGCGACACCGAACCACGCATCCTCGACCCGGACACGTTCGCCCGGCTCTTCGAGAACTTCCAGCACAGCGCCTGGCATCTGGAGATGCGCCGCGCCTACGCGGTCGACCAAGCCTGCGACGAGTACGCCCAGTTCGCGCGGGGCGAGGCTCCGACCTGGGACATGGAGTCGCCGTGGGCCCGCACCATCGGGGCCAAGACCCGGGACGGCGCGGCGGTCGGGCGCGTCCGCATCGTCGACAACCCGCCGGCCGAGGGGCAGCTGTTCCTTCTCGCCCACGCCGAACAACCAGTACAACCGGCTGCGTGATGTCGCGCAGCACTACGCCATTCCCTACGACCGGTTCGCAGCGAACCTGACTGCGGAACGGTAGAAGCAGGTGCGCACCGGTGAGCACGGACTACCAGCAGGCACGCGAGGCGCTCGGGGTACGGCTCCGAGAGCTTCGGCTCACGGCTCCTGGCGGTCGGCTCACCGGTACGGCGCTGGCGCACAAGCTCGACTGGCCCAACTCGAAGGTCTCCAAGCTCGAACTGGGCAAGCAGACCGCCACGCCCGACGACCTGCGGCATTGGGCGGAGGCAACCGGCCGTCCCGAGACATTCGAGGAACTGCGGTCCAGGCTCGCGGGGTTCGAGTCCCACATCCGGTCGTGGCGGCGGCAGCTGGTGACCGGGCACAAGTCCGTACAGGACGCCGTCACGATCGAGCACGAGCGGTCACGGGTCCTCACCATCTGGGAGAACTGCCTCGTCCCCGGCATGCTGCAGATTCCCGATTACGCCCGGCACGTGTTCGTCCGGCATGCCGACCTCATGCGGTCGCCTCGGGACACGGAAGACGCCGTACGCGCCCGTATCCAGCGGCAGGAAGGGCTGTACCAGCCGGGCCGAAAGTACCGGATCATGGTCTGGGAAGGGGCGCTTCGCTCCCTGGTGTGCCCGCCGTCCGTGCTCGCGGCGCAGCTCCACCATCTGGCCGGCGTCATCGGGCTGGACACCGTGGAGCTCGGCATCGTTCCCTTCGACGCCTCGCTGAAGATCTATCCGGGCAACAGCTTCTGGATCTACGACGAACGGCTTGTGATCGTCGAGGACTGGCACGCGGAGCTGTGGATCGACGACACCGACAGCATCGCCACCTATCTCCGGGTCTGGAACACGCTGCGCGAGTCCGCCGTCTACGGCCCCGAAGCCCACCGCCTAATCACCCGCGCCCGCAGCGCCCTCCAAGACCCCTGACCATCACCACCCTCACGCGCAATGGCTGTCGAACCCCCCGACCCCCGCCGCCCCCCTCCCCACCCCCACAGCCAGCGCCACCGCCTGCCCCGCATAGGCCAGCATTCGTTCGCCCTCGGGGGTGAGGGTGGTGCGGGGGCGGGCCAGGATGTGGCCGAGCCAGGTCGTGCCGGCCCAGATCGCCGCCTGCCAGGTGCCGGCGTCCAGGAGCATGGGGGTGCGGGGGGAAGGGGACGGTGGGGGGAGGGGGGGCCAGGTGTCCTCGCGGCCCGCCAGGGCTCGGCCTCGGTGGTCGCGGATCAGGATCTCCGCGTCGAGGAGTACGCCCACCTCCGCCGCCAGGCCCACCACGCCCTGGCCGGAGAGGGCGAAGCCGATGATGTGGTCGCGTACCGCCTCCAGCCAGCGCTCCGTCTCGATCGTCTCCATCGCCAGCGCGCTGTGCTCCTCCAGCTTGGCCACCTCGGCGTTGTAGAGCTCCAGCCACTGGGCCTTGTCGATCGCGGCCGCCGCCAGGTCCGCCAGGGAGCCGAGGAGCGCGGCCTCGTCGGGCTCGAAGTGGCGTACGTCGCGGTGGGCCGCGTACAGCACGCCGACCGTGCCGCTCGCGTGGTGCAGCGGCAGGGCCAGTACCGAGCGGATCCCCTCGCGGGCGATCGCCGCGTCCAGGGCCGGGTCGTGGTCCATACGGGTCTCGGACTGGTAGTCCGACGTCCAGAACGGGGCGCCCGTCGCCCGCACCACCGCGCCCACGCCGTGCTCGCCCGGCAGTTGCAGGCCTATGTGCAGGGAGGTCGTGGCTCCTGCCGAGGCCCGTATCACCGAGTCGCCCGTGCCCGTCGTCAGTAACGCCACGAACGCCATGTCCACCTGCAGCAGCGCCCGGGTGCGGTGGGCCACGGTCTTCACCAGGCCGTCCACGTCGCACGACGAGGCCAGTTCGCGGGCCGTGTCCAGGAGGGCCGCCAGGTCCGCCTCGCGTCTGCGGCGGCGGTCCAGGAACCCGTGCACCGTACGGCCCAGGCGGCCCGCCCGGTGGATCACCGCCAGTTCGTCCGCCGTCGCGCCCCGGTCGTGCGCGCGCAGCAGTACCTCGTCGATGTCGTCCAACGACGCTTGTGCGGCGAGCAGTTCGAGGATCTTCAGGGCGCCCGAGTCGTCCCCCTCGTCACCCGGCTCCCAGTGTGCCGCCGCAGCCGTCGTCCTCTTCGCCACAACAAGCCTCCCCCGGACCCCGGACGCGTCGGCATCAGCGTTCCCGCCCAAGATATGTGCGCATTGTGTGGAGGCGGAAGGGGGGAGTCATGTTCATCCGGCATTTCACACCGGTCGGTGGGCCCAACGGGGTCCTCACCCCCACACCCGCTGCCCCGACTCCTCCCCCAGCGGCGCGTAGTGCTCGGTGAACAGCTTCGCCACCAGTTCGCCGCGGCTGGACACCCGGACCTTCTCGAAGATCGCCTTCACATGGTCCCGGACGGTGTGCGGTGAGAGGAACAGTTTCCCGGCCATCTCCGCGGTGCCCAGACCGCGGGCGATGTGCTGCGTTATCTCCAGTTCGCGGTCGGTCAGTTCGTACGCCTTCACCATCAGCGGGGCGACCTCCGAGATCGACGCGCGCTCGATCACCACCGCCGACGCGCCCAGCTCGCCGTCCGCGCCGCGCAGGCAGGAGGCGTGGCAGGCCAGCCAGCGGCCGCCCTTGCTGCGCACCCGCACCCGGGCGACCCCCTTGTCCCAACCGGCCGCGATGGCCCGGGCCTTGCTCGCCGTACTGTGCATCCAGGCCGGGACGGACACCCCCAGCGGGGTCGGCGTCGTGGGGCCGGGGACGATGTCGTCCAGGAGTTCGCGGGCCTCGTCGTTGACCGAAAGGAGACGGCCCGACGCGTCGAAGAGCAGCAGACCGGGGCCGGGGCCGTGGCTCGGGGTCGGACCGGCCGAAGCGGACGGCTCCGTGAAGGAGCGGAGGCGTCTGGCCATCGCCGCCGACAGCTCCTTCACCACCAGCGTGTCGTCCGCGCCGAACGCCGGTGCCCCCTGCGCGCGGAACAGGCTGACCTGGCCCCACGGGTGGCCGCCCACGCGCAGCACGGCGCGCAGTTCGTCGTCGAGGCCGCGCGGCGCCAGGAAGTCGCGGTACAGCGCGCTGCGGCCGGGCAGCCCGCCGGTGGCCTCGCGCAGTCCGGCCACCGGCAGCGGGGCGCGGGCCAGATCGCGGAACAGGTTGATGTTCTCCGAGAGCAGCTCGGACTCCCAGTAGACCGAGCAGCCCTCCTCGGTGAGGTTCTCCACCCGGATCGGCGAGGTCATCATGCCCGTCACCGGGTCGGTGGCCCGCCACACCGAGGCGTCGTACGCGATGAGCCGGCGCAGCTGCTCGGAGGCGGTGGCGAACAGGGCGAGGGCGTCGGGGGCCGCGCCGATGGCCGTCAGGAGCGTGTCGATGGCGTGGGTGGTGCTCGCGTTCCTGGGCACGGTCACGGGGCCGGTACTCCTTGGCGCTGCGCCGGGGACGGCGTTCGTCGGCTGCGGGCTGTCTTCGGGTGTGCCTCCACCCCGCCATCGTCCCTCACCCAACGCCCGCGCACACCCCCCTCAGTTGAGGGGGTCCACGCCGTGCCAACACCTTGATCTCGGGATGTCGCCCGGGGCGCCGCGCGACCCACGATGGATGACGCCACGCCGACCCCGCCCCCCACCCCGCGCCGAATGAGGAGGCACCCACCGTGCGATCCGCCGTCCAGCACCCCCCGCACTTCCACGCCGACCAGGTCGCCGGGCTCGCCGCCGCCGTGCGGGGGCCCGTTCTCCTTCCCGGGCAGGACGGTTACGCCGAGGAGGGCGCGGGCTTCAACACGCTTCTGGAACACCGCCCCGCACTGGTGGTGGGCGCGACCGGGGCGGCGGACGTGGCGGCGGCGGTCCGGTTCGCCGCCGGGCACGGGCTGCCGGTCGCGGTCCAGGCGACCGGCCACGGGGCGGCCCGGGCCGCCGACGGCGCGGTGCTCGTCTCCACCCGCCGGATGACCGGGCTGCGGATCGCGCCGGACCGGTCCACCGCGCGCATGGCCGCCGGGGTGCTCTGGGAGCAGGTGATCCACGAGGGCGCGGCCTACGGCCTCGCCCCGCTCAACGGCTCCTCCCCGCTGGTAGGCGCCGTCTCGTACGCGCTCGGCGGCGGCCTCGCGGTGCTGGCCCGCACCTTCGGGTACGCGGCCGACCACATCCGCGGCCTCGACGTGGTGACCGCCGACGGCGTCCTGCGCCAGGTCGACGAGGAGCGCGAGCCGGAGCTGTTCTGGGGGCTGTGCGGCGGCAAGGGCAACTTCGGGATCGTCACCTCGATGGAGATCGGCCTGATGCCGGTGCGCCGGGTGTACGGCGGGGCGCTCACCTTCGACGGGGCGATGGCCCCGGCCGTGCTGCGCGCCTGGCTGGAGTGGACGGCGCTGGTGCCGCGGGAGATGAGCTCCTCGCTGGCCCTGGTCCGCTTCCCCGACGACCCGGCGCTGCCCGCCGAGATCCGCGGCCGCTTCGTCACCCAGGTGCGGATCGCGTTCACCGGCGCGGCGACAGAGGGGGCTCAACTCGTGATGCCACTGCGGGAGTTGGGGGAGCGGGTGCTCGACACCGTACGGGAGATGCCGTACGCGGAGGTCGCCTCGATCCACGGCGATCCGACCGAGCCGTACACGTACCACGAACGCACCATGATGCTCGGCGAGCTGGACCGGGCGGCGGCCGGGCGGCTGCTCGCGCTGGCCGGGCCGGGCTCCGGCTGCTCGCTCGGCCTTGTGGAGCTGCGCCACCTCGGCGGGGCGCTGCGCCATCCTGTGCGGCACGAGAACGCGGTGGGCAACCGGGACGCGCGCTACTGCCTGCTCACCGTCGCCCCCGGGCCGCGCCCGGCCGGTCAGGGGCCGGACGACCTGCTGCTCGACCGGCTGACGCCCTGGGCGACCGGCGGCAAGTACCTCAACTTCCTCGACTCCTCGGCCGGGGAGGAGCAGGTGCGCGCCGCCTTCACCCCGGACGCGTACGCACGCCTCGCCGCGCTCAAGGCGCGGTACGACCCCGGGAACATGTTCCGCGTCAACCACAACATCGCCCCCGCGGTACTCCCGAGCGGGGTGTCGGCGTGAGTGTCGGGGTGATCGGCGCGGGGCCCATGGGCCGGGCCGCCGCACGGCAGTTCGCGCTCGCGGGCGAGACCGTACGGCTCGCGGACCGCTCCCCGGAACTCGCGGTACGGGCGGCGGCCGCCGCGGGCGCGGGCACCCGGGGCAGCGTCGAGGCCCACGACGTCGACAGCGTCCTGGAGGCCGAGCTCATCACGCTCGCCCTGGGCACCGAGGAGACCCTCGCCTTCGTCGTCCACCACCGCTCGGCGCTCGCCGGGAAGATCCTCATCGACACCACCAACCCGGTGGAGGAGGCCGGGGGCGCGGCGCTCGGCCGGACGGGCCCCAGCATGACCGAGCTGATCGCCCGGGCCGCCCCGCAGTCCTCCGTCGTCAAGGCGTTCAACACCGCCTGCGCGGCCACGCTCTTCGCCGGGCGGGTCGACGGCGCCCATCTCGACGTGTTCGTGGCGGGCGACGACTACAGCGCCAAGATCCCGGTCATCGAGCTCATCGACCGGGCGGGGCTGCGCGGCCTCGACGCGGGCGATCTGCGCAACGCGCACGTCCTGGAGCAGATGGCGCTGCTGTGCATGGAGCTCATCGAGCGGCTCGGCCTGGGCCTCGGCGCCGGGATCAAGCTCCTGCCCGACGGGTGACCGCATCCCGACAGACCGTCCCCGACCGAACCGTCCCCGACCCTTCCCCGCACACCCCGCAAGGAGTCACCGTGCGTCTGCGACTACTCGTCCTCGCCCTGGGAAACTTCGCGATGGGCGTCGACACGTTCATCATCGCGCCCATCCTCGACCCCATGGCCGACGACTTCGGCGTCTCCCGCACCACCGCGGGCTGGCTGATCACCGCCTTCGCGCTCGCGTACGCCATCGGCGGACCGCTGCTCGCGGCGGCCACCGGGCACCGGCCGCCCCGCCAGCTGCTGCTCGGCGCCCTGGGCGTCTTCGCGGTCGGCAACGCCCTCACCGCCGTGGCCGGGGACTACTCCTGGGCCATGATCGGGCGGGTGGTGGCCGGTGCCGGGGCCTCCATGTACACCGCCAACTCCCTTGCCGTAGCAAGGGCGATGGTGCCGGCCGAGCGGGCCGGACGGGCCGCGGCGCTGGTGGTGGGCGGGCTGACCGCGGCCATCGTGCTGGGCCTGCCGCTGGGCGCCTGGCTGGGCGACCAGGCGGGCTGGCGCGCGGCCCTGTGGCTGGTGGTGGGGCTGACCGCGGTGGCGACCGCGGGTATCGCGGCGACCGTCCCGCAGCTCAAGGGGCAGGCGGCGACGACCCTGCGGGCGCGGCTCGCGCCGCTGGGACAGCCGCGCGTACTGGTCACGCTGATCGCCA
Protein-coding sequences here:
- a CDS encoding MFS transporter, giving the protein MRLRLLVLALGNFAMGVDTFIIAPILDPMADDFGVSRTTAGWLITAFALAYAIGGPLLAAATGHRPPRQLLLGALGVFAVGNALTAVAGDYSWAMIGRVVAGAGASMYTANSLAVARAMVPAERAGRAAALVVGGLTAAIVLGLPLGAWLGDQAGWRAALWLVVGLTAVATAGIAATVPQLKGQAATTLRARLAPLGQPRVLVTLIATWLCLSTSWTVYNYIDEVMDEATGGDAGRTSLILLCFGIGAVSGNLLTGRLTDRIGPVRTITVAAPLLVTAATLTPLLSKSLAAGIAMAIAWGVCHWMINVPQQMRLVATAPQSAPLLLGLHQSTIYIGISTGGVAGAAGYSADGASGVGYAALTVGVVALGVLALSLRINRPAAAPATAAPAAAPAR
- a CDS encoding NADPH-dependent F420 reductase — encoded protein: MSVGVIGAGPMGRAAARQFALAGETVRLADRSPELAVRAAAAAGAGTRGSVEAHDVDSVLEAELITLALGTEETLAFVVHHRSALAGKILIDTTNPVEEAGGAALGRTGPSMTELIARAAPQSSVVKAFNTACAATLFAGRVDGAHLDVFVAGDDYSAKIPVIELIDRAGLRGLDAGDLRNAHVLEQMALLCMELIERLGLGLGAGIKLLPDG
- a CDS encoding Uma2 family endonuclease yields the protein MTAEVAPAWMHEQITAEEYESWSEEQCAGIEIVDGMVVVSPSASKRHNRLARILANALDAAAGPEWNADTDFDVRLQDVPLTNRRPDVVVYRADTIDITPTRPEHVLLVAEVVSPGSETTDRIVKVDQYAKAGIGFYWRIEQAATGVPLVYTYVLDPATNAYRDGDVFTGVLKAAAPFPVELDLGQV
- a CDS encoding helix-turn-helix domain-containing protein, which codes for MSTDYQQAREALGVRLRELRLTAPGGRLTGTALAHKLDWPNSKVSKLELGKQTATPDDLRHWAEATGRPETFEELRSRLAGFESHIRSWRRQLVTGHKSVQDAVTIEHERSRVLTIWENCLVPGMLQIPDYARHVFVRHADLMRSPRDTEDAVRARIQRQEGLYQPGRKYRIMVWEGALRSLVCPPSVLAAQLHHLAGVIGLDTVELGIVPFDASLKIYPGNSFWIYDERLVIVEDWHAELWIDDTDSIATYLRVWNTLRESAVYGPEAHRLITRARSALQDP
- a CDS encoding FAD-binding oxidoreductase, yielding MRSAVQHPPHFHADQVAGLAAAVRGPVLLPGQDGYAEEGAGFNTLLEHRPALVVGATGAADVAAAVRFAAGHGLPVAVQATGHGAARAADGAVLVSTRRMTGLRIAPDRSTARMAAGVLWEQVIHEGAAYGLAPLNGSSPLVGAVSYALGGGLAVLARTFGYAADHIRGLDVVTADGVLRQVDEEREPELFWGLCGGKGNFGIVTSMEIGLMPVRRVYGGALTFDGAMAPAVLRAWLEWTALVPREMSSSLALVRFPDDPALPAEIRGRFVTQVRIAFTGAATEGAQLVMPLRELGERVLDTVREMPYAEVASIHGDPTEPYTYHERTMMLGELDRAAAGRLLALAGPGSGCSLGLVELRHLGGALRHPVRHENAVGNRDARYCLLTVAPGPRPAGQGPDDLLLDRLTPWATGGKYLNFLDSSAGEEQVRAAFTPDAYARLAALKARYDPGNMFRVNHNIAPAVLPSGVSA
- a CDS encoding GAF domain-containing protein, coding for MAKRTTAAAAHWEPGDEGDDSGALKILELLAAQASLDDIDEVLLRAHDRGATADELAVIHRAGRLGRTVHGFLDRRRRREADLAALLDTARELASSCDVDGLVKTVAHRTRALLQVDMAFVALLTTGTGDSVIRASAGATTSLHIGLQLPGEHGVGAVVRATGAPFWTSDYQSETRMDHDPALDAAIAREGIRSVLALPLHHASGTVGVLYAAHRDVRHFEPDEAALLGSLADLAAAAIDKAQWLELYNAEVAKLEEHSALAMETIETERWLEAVRDHIIGFALSGQGVVGLAAEVGVLLDAEILIRDHRGRALAGREDTWPPLPPPSPSPRTPMLLDAGTWQAAIWAGTTWLGHILARPRTTLTPEGERMLAYAGQAVALAVGVGRGAAGVGGFDSHCA
- a CDS encoding DUF6415 family natural product biosynthesis protein; protein product: MNAPPGPRGTVSDWLASAHPTPKAAHREWSAGGIALIPTGRVFDAVRLSSAIVHRAVGSAVPELVRARLGETIAGAVIHDAYEPGRWYYALVEPGACGRHMAPDACRLDEGTWLGIPEAHRTTRPGAYWSRPPRHREDFCPEDGVTQLIRLGRAGLTQPRALPELDGIEQACRAIFDDETHEQPSAEDAADWTARARDFLTALLPVAQEAVAQLALDHGTQARFAHGITEAYRQLETDSSSLNLARQYAHARRLARCCLDQARLLRELDASAAELQSF
- a CDS encoding DUF6879 family protein; this translates as MARRLRFNGTGSGGGSCPAIHEDLDSGEIIVHGPRLTDPDAIAQLQHIDDDEIPIVVPRNTLIDFGPKARDTEPRILDPDTFARLFENFQHSAWHLEMRRAYAVDQACDEYAQFARGEAPTWDMESPWARTIGAKTRDGAAVGRVRIVDNPPAEGQLFLLAHAEQPVQPAA
- a CDS encoding LuxR C-terminal-related transcriptional regulator; protein product: MTVPRNASTTHAIDTLLTAIGAAPDALALFATASEQLRRLIAYDASVWRATDPVTGMMTSPIRVENLTEEGCSVYWESELLSENINLFRDLARAPLPVAGLREATGGLPGRSALYRDFLAPRGLDDELRAVLRVGGHPWGQVSLFRAQGAPAFGADDTLVVKELSAAMARRLRSFTEPSASAGPTPSHGPGPGLLLFDASGRLLSVNDEARELLDDIVPGPTTPTPLGVSVPAWMHSTASKARAIAAGWDKGVARVRVRSKGGRWLACHASCLRGADGELGASAVVIERASISEVAPLMVKAYELTDRELEITQHIARGLGTAEMAGKLFLSPHTVRDHVKAIFEKVRVSSRGELVAKLFTEHYAPLGEESGQRVWG